The following coding sequences are from one Lolium rigidum isolate FL_2022 chromosome 6, APGP_CSIRO_Lrig_0.1, whole genome shotgun sequence window:
- the LOC124665744 gene encoding uncharacterized protein LOC124665744, with protein sequence MRGLLEVHAIGRGAASNSSAKLKAAPALDMMRYQRLSPDCLPLTNGGGSGGVARKPASRSFRDEDAPAAASTDGSRQASYLAASQPDSKPARPRAPQPPASSAGRSPARDHGLHHPSDSSDTASPSSTGGAVAGDVLLQWGHNKRSRCRRDSSAASSAASPSSQRRQALGGKIQRRASAPSSEKLMPPPPATATRGSNLRSSSSFPPRAAGGDASTHQPPPHHHGRDERSGGVQKRSSPDKAHSSKHTTAVDHHHMDSKNSNHHPYHDSPVVHANGGEKLVVERFELPRIYISLSRKEKEDDFLAMKGSKLPQRPKKRAKNVDKSLQFVFPGMWLSDLTRGRYEVREKKCVKKRRRGLKGMETMDSDSE encoded by the exons ATGCGTGGCCTCCTCGAGGTCCACGCGATTGGCAGAGGCGCCGCGTCCAACAGCTCCGCGAAACTGAAGGCCGCTCCGGCATTGGACATGATGAG GTACCAAAGACTCAGCCCGGACTGCCTCCCGCTGACGAacggtggcggcagcggcggcgtggcgcGCAAGCCGGCGTCGAGATCCTTCAGAGACGAggacgcccccgccgccgcctccaccgacGGGTCCCGACAGGCCTCGTACCTCGCCGCCTCCCAGCCGGACTCGAAGCCGGCCCGGCCGCGCGCGCCGCAGCCCCCGGCATCGTCGGCCGGCCGGAGCCCTGCGCGGGACCACGGGCTCCACCACCCCTCGGACTCCTCCGACACGGCCTCCCCGAGCTCCACCGGCGGCGCGGTCGCCGGCGACGTTCTTCTACAGTGGGGCCACAACAAGCGATCCCGCTGCCGGCGCGACTCCTCCGCAGCGTCCTCGGCCGCGTCGCCGTCCTCGCAGCGCCGGCAGGCGCTCGGCGGCAAGATCCAGCGCCGCGCGTCGGCGCCCTCATCGGAGAAGCTGATGCCGCCTCCCCCCGCCACGGCCACCCGTGGGTCGAACCTGCGGTCCTCCTCGTCCttcccgccccgcgccgccggaGGCGACGCCAGCACCCACCAGCCGCCTCCCCACCACCACGGCAG GGACGAGCGATCGGGCGGCGTGCAGAAGCGGTCGTCGCCGGACAAGGCGCACAGCAGCAAGCACACCACCGCGGTGGATCATCATCACATGGATTCCAAGAACAGCAACCACCACCCATACCACGACTCGCCGGTGGTGCACGCCAACGGCGGCGAGAAGCTGGTTGTGGAGCGGTTCGAGCTCCCCCGGATCTACATCTCCCTTTCCCGCAAGGAGAAGGAGGACGACTTCCTGGCCATGAAGGGCAGCAAGCTGCCGCAGAGGCCCAAGAAGAGGGCCAAGAACGTGGACAAGTCGCTCCAA TTCGTCTTCCCCGGGATGTGGCTCTCCGATTTGACCAGGGGCCGGTATGAGGTGCGAGAGAAGAAATGTGTCAAGAAG AGGCGAAGAGGGCTGAAAGGGATGGAGACCATGGACAGCGACTCGGAGTGA